In the genome of Candidatus Methylomirabilota bacterium, the window GGCTCGCACGTGAGCAGGTGACCGTCCGCCCGGACCTCGTACGTCTCGGCGTCCACTTCCATCCGCGGGCAGTACGCGTTGTGCACCATGGCCGCCTTCGTGAGGCCGCGGCAGCCGCGCACCGCGACCGTGGTCTTGCGCAGACCGAGCCGCGCGGCCACCCCGTCCTCCATCGCCGCGCGGGACAGGAACGTCACCGACGTCGAGTGG includes:
- the ureC gene encoding urease subunit alpha (ureases catalyze the hydrolysis of urea into ammonia and carbon dioxide; in Helicobacter pylori the ammonia released plays a key role in bacterial survival by neutralizing acids when colonizing the gastric mucosa; the holoenzyme is composed of 3 ureC (alpha) and 3 ureAB (gamma/beta) subunits); the encoded protein is HSTSVTFLSRAAMEDGVAARLGLRKTTVAVRGCRGLTKAAMVHNAYCPRMEVDAETYEVRADGHLLTCEPARVLPMAQRYFLF